A single genomic interval of Asterias amurensis chromosome 1, ASM3211899v1 harbors:
- the LOC139940446 gene encoding uncharacterized protein has translation MIELTRILVGSLVLLVMINESYAECYDRDGTVNPDGLFCFNSDEPCWSSLDPSRLATMDNQFYLFTRELTGENKCSCGGNELSWDDPNTFGDISNSRETVVIIHGWTSSSGNEYESAMCDAFMELGDYNIIMVNWELAADNINYIRSKMDSRLVARELAVLLKKLHEHPGLDLDYANVHLVGHSLGAHLAGYTGDFLQGQIGHITGLDPARPDFKDYVGKPECVLDKTDADFVDVIHSDGSLHAYGLEEPLGHQDFYPNEGTFMQPKCWWKVACSHMRAYDFYLSSIKNFDIQPGQTCSFVTEACSGTTCSGTCPRMGIHAEKGDGCGSFRITMTSSNCGCAYIYLAPLLRSTKQTIFLFSLAHYFRYMRCCDVWNYNMRTECVPSRPISDNSAEWYPLSLVAVCSQGAFISHWYFVQLGKVEGVVGDLVLLVSRLDKMIELTRILIGSLVLLLMVNESYQTTCYNSRGVRDTDGRFCFDTSLSCWSRPGSKLKPAHLSDINNEFQLFTRQDNSDKRCTHYQQLTWDNPNTFDGFHSYKKTIVIIPGWRTRVRDDYILPLCRSFMKLGNYNIIMVSWPSSRWEFIQLHESVMDIVLVAKELALLLEELHEHRGLQYEDVHMLGHSLGAHLAGYTGMFLNGQIGRISGLDPARPFFREYLGTSDCHLDRTDADFVDVIHTDGPIHALGLYEPVGHQDFYPNHGDLDQPGCFLKIECSHLRAIDYYLSSMKNFHIRPGRTCSFDTLTRMWPPRCSGTCPRMGIHAEKGDGSGRFFIRMNSNNCGRPFIKWPVG, from the exons ATGATTGAACTAACGCGTATCCTGGTTGGGTCTTTGGTACTCCTAGTCATGATCAACGAATCCTATG CCGAGTGTTATGACCGTGATGGCACCGTAAACCCCGATGGCCTCTTCTGCTTTAATAGCGACGAACCATGTTGGTCCAGTTTGGACCCATCTCGTCTGGCAACCATGGACAACCAGTTCTACCTGTTCACTCGTGAACTGACGGGTGAAAACAAGTGCTCGTGCGGCGGGAATGAGCTTTCCTGGGACGATCCCAACACTTTCGGCGATATCTCCAACTCTAGAGAAACAGTTGTGATAATCCACGGTTGGACGAGCAGCAGTGGAAACGAATACGAATCTGCGATGTGCGATGCGTTCATGGAATTG GGCGACTATAACATCATCATGGTAAATTGGGAGTTGGCGGCCGATAATATAAACTACATTCGGAGTAAGATGGATTCCAGACTAGTCGCAAGGGAACTTGCAGTACTACTGAAGAAGTTGCACGAGCATCCAGGATTAGACCTAGATTACGCAAACGTTCACTTGGTGGGGCACAGCCTTGGTGCCCATTTGGCGGGCTACACTGGCGATTTCTTACAAGGACAGATCGGGCATATCACAG GCCTTGACCCTGCGAGACCAGATTTCAAAGATTATGTGGGAAAGCCGGAGTGCGTTTTGGATAAAACTGATGCCGACTTCGTTGACGTCATCCATTCGGATGGAAGCCTCCACGCGTATGGACTTGAGGAACCG TTGGGTCACCAAGACTTTTATCCGAACGAAGGAACCTTTATGCAACCAAAGTGTTGGTGGAAGGTCGCTTGCAGTCACATGCGGGCATATGACTTCTACTTATCCAGCATAAAGAACTTCGACATTCAGCCCGGCCAAACCTGTTCCTTCGTCACTGAAGCGTGCAGCGGGACGACGTGCAGCGGTACATGTCCCCGGATGGGCATCCATGCTGAGAAAGGAGACGGCTGTGGAAGTTTTCGCATCACGATGACATCAAGCAACTGCGGGTGTGCATACATT taTTTAGCTCCACTCCTAAGatcaacaaaacaaactatttttttgtttagtctTGCGCATTATTTTCGGTATATGAGGTGTTGTGACGTATGGAACTATAATATGAGAACAGAGTGCGTTCCTTCTAGGCCTATTTCTGATAACAGTGCGGAGTGGTATCCATTGAGTTTGGTTGCAGTTTGCTCACAGGGGGCCTTCATTTCCCACTGGTACTTCGTGCAACTTGGTAAGGTTGAAGGAGTTGTTGGGGATCTG GTTTTACTGGTATCAAGGCTGGACAAGATGATTGAACTAACACGTATCCTGATTGGGTCGCTGGTACTCCTACTCATGGTCAACGAATCCTACCAGA CCACATGTTATAACAGTCGGGGCGTCCGCGATACCGATGGCCGCTTTTGCTTTGATACCAGCCTGTCTTGTTGGTCCAGGCCTGGGTCCAAGTTGAAGCCAGCTCACCTGTCAGACATAAACAACGAGTTCCAGCTGTTCACCCGTCAGGATAATAGTGACAAACGCTGCACACATTACCAACAGTTAACCTGGGACAACCCCAACACATTCGATGGTTTCCACAGctacaagaaaacaattgttatAATCCCTGGCTGGCGAACGCGCGTTCGGGACGACTACATCCTGCCACTCTGTCGTTCGTTCATGAAATTG GGCAATTACAACATCATCATGGTGAGTTGGCCATCGTCCCGATGGGAATTTATTCAGTTACACGAGAGTGTGATGGATATCGTACTGGTTGCAAAGGAACTTGCCTTACTGCTGGAGGAGTTGCACGAGCATCGAGGTTTACAGTACGAAGACGTCCACATGTTGGGGCACAGCCTTGGTGCCCATCTGGCAGGGTACACTGGCATGTTCTTAAACGGACAGATCGGGCGTATTTCAG GCCTCGACCCTGCGAGACCTTTTTTCCGGGAGTACCTCGGCACTTCAGATTGCCATTTGGATAGAACTGACGCTGACTTTGTTGATGTCATCCATACGGATGGACCCATCCATGCGTTAGGACTTTATGAACCG GTGGGTCACCAAGACTTTTATCCTAACCATGGCGACCTCGACCAACCAGGCTGTTTTTTGAAAATCGAATGCAGTCACCTGCGAGCAATTGACTACTACTTATCCAGCATGAAGAACTTCCACATTCGGCCCGGTCGAACCTGTTCCTTCGACACCCTGACTCGGATGTGGCCGCCCCGTTGCAGCGGGACATGCCCCCGGATGGGCATCCATGCAGAGAAAGGAGACGGCTCTGGAAGATTCTTCATCAGGATGAATTCCAACAACTGCGGACGCCCCTTCATCAAGTGGCCGGTTGGATAG